From Chaetodon trifascialis isolate fChaTrf1 chromosome 1, fChaTrf1.hap1, whole genome shotgun sequence, one genomic window encodes:
- the ace2 gene encoding angiotensin-converting enzyme 2, whose amino-acid sequence MSARILVTLLVVCCTVSALTETEKASNFLQNFDTEVTPRIYSYSLASWAYNTNITKENSDKLSAEGQLWSSFYNNMSEQSQVFKTENITDLQIKLQLISLQDKGSGALPSDKAAHLSNVLSQMSTIYSTATVCLIDDPLNCQTLEPGLEYIMANSRNYTERLHVWEGWRRQVGKRMRPLYEDYVKLKNEASRLNGFEDYGAYWRYNYETLEDDARYKYTRNQLMEDVRSIYKEILPLYKELHAYVRAKLMETYKGDVESDGPLPAHLLGDMWGRFWTNLYPLSVPYPDKPDIDVTDAMVNQGWTELRLFEEAEKFFMSVGLYKMFPNFWNNSMLVKPDDGRNVVCHPTAWDMGNREDFRIKMCTEVSMDDFLTVHHEMGHNQYQMAYRNLSYLLRDGANEGFHEAVGEIMSLSAATPTHLQSLGLLPSDFTLDNDTKINFLLKQALTILATLPFTYMLEEWRWQVFAGNITEDDWMKSWWEMKRELVGVVEAVPRDEDYCDPPALFHVSGDYSFIRYFTRTIYQFQFQKALCDLKNHSGPLFSCDITNSTTAGKKLRNMLELGRSKSWTKALEEISGEVRMNAKPLLDYFQDLHDWLKADNEKHNRTVGWKSDMKPYAKYSIKARLSLKTAMGDSAYIWNKNEMFLFKASIAYALRQYYNQKDQDLPFTSENVILYDETERVSFNIIVTHPTSPATFIPKNELDAAIRLYRGRINNIFQLDDSTLEFDGILPTLAPPVEQSVEVWLVVYGVVMGIVVLAGVYLIISGIRGRRKKSAVDSMENPYDEESEGKGNKAFEDSDDELTGF is encoded by the exons ATGTCTGCTAGGATTCTTGTAACGTTGCTGGTTGTGTGCTGCACTGTTTCTGCACTGACAGAGACGGAGAAGGCGAGTAATTTCCTGCAGAATTTTGACACGGAGGTCACTCCGCGTATATACAGCTACTCACTGGCATCATGGGCCTACAACACCAACATCACAAAGGAGAACTCAGACAAACTG TCAGCAGAGGGGCAACTTTGGAGCAGTTTCTACAACAACATGTCAGAACAGTCCCAGGTATTCAAGACCGAGAATATCACAGATCTACAGATCAAATTACAGCTCATCTCCCTGCAAGACAAAGGCTCCGGTGCCCTGCCCTCAGATAAAGCTGCACAT CTGAGTAACGTCTTGAGTCAGATGAGTACAATCTACAGCACAGCGACAGTGTGTCTCATCGACGACCCCCTCAACTGCCAGACTTTGGAGCCAG GCCTGGAATACATAATGGCCAACAGCCGAAACTACACTGAGCGCCTGCATGTGTGGGAGGGCTGGAGGAGACAGGTGGGGAAGAGGATGAGGCCTCTGTACGAAGACTACGTGAAACTGAAGAACGAAGCTTCCAGACTAAATG gtTTTGAAGACTATGGAGCTTACTGGAGATATAACTATGAGACCTTGGAGGACGACGCTCGGTACAAGTACACCAGAAATCAGCTGATGGAGGACGTCCGTTCTATATACAAAGAG ATCCTGCCTTTGTACAAGGAGCTGCATGCCTACGTGAGAGCCAAGCTTATGGAAACCTACAAAGGAGACGTTGAATCAGACGGACCTCTGCCAGCCCACCTGCTAG GTGACATGTGGGGAAGATTCTGGACCAACCTGTACCCCCTGTCAGTCCCCTACCCTGATAAACCCGATATCGATGTCACTGACGCTATGGTGAATCAG GGCTGGACTGAACTTCGACTTTTCGAAGAAGCAGAGAAGTTCTTCATGTCTGTGGGCCTTTACAAAATGTTCCCGAACTTCTGGAATAACTCCATGCTGGTGAAGCCTGACGATGGCCGCAACGTGGTCTGTCACCCCACAGCCTGGGACATGGGAAACAGAGAGGACTTTAG GATCAAAATGTGCACGGAGGTCAGCATGGACGACTTCCTCACAGTACACCATGAGATGGGTCACAACCAGTACCAGATGGCCTACCGTAACCTGTCCTACCTCCTGAGGGACGGAGCCAACGAGGGTTTCCACGAGGCTGTCGGAGAAATCATGTCCCTCTCTGCTGCGACGcccacacacctgcagagcCTGGGTCTCCTGCCATCCGACTTCACTCTCGATAACG ATACAAAAATCAACTTCCTGCTGAAACAGGCGCTCACCATCTTGGCCACACTGCCGTTCACCTACATGCTGGAGGAATGGAGGTGGCAGGTGTTTGCAGGAAACATCACCGAGGATGATTGGATGAAGAGCTGGTGGGAGATGAA GAGGGAGCTGGTTGGGGTGGTGGAGGCAGTGCCAAGAGATGAGGACTACTGTGATCCGCCTGCTCTGTTCCATGTATCTGGAGACTATTCCTTCATCAG GTACTTCACAAGAACCATCTACCAGTTCCAGTTTCAAAAAGCTCTCTGCGATTTGAAAAATCATAGTGGTCCCTTGTTTTCATGTGACATCACTAACTCtacaacagcaggaaaaaagctGAG GAATATGTTAGAGCTGGGACGGTCCAAGTCCTGGACCAAGGCTTTGGAAGAGATCTCTGGTGAAGTTAGGATGAACGCCAAACCCCTGTTGGACTATTTCCAAGACCTTCATGACTGGCTGAAGGCAGACAATGAGAAACACAACAGGACGGTTGGCTGGAAGTCAGACATGAAGccat ATGCAAAATATTCCATCAAAGCGAGACTAAGTTTGAAGACTGCCATGGGTGATAGTGCT TATATCTGGAACAAAAACGAGATGTTCCTGTTCAAGGCCAGCATTGCGTATGCTTTGAGGCAGTACTACAACCAAAAGGACCAGGACCTTCCCTTCAC ATCAGAGAATGTTATCTTGTATGACGAGACTGAGAGAGTCTCCTTCAACATTATCGTCACTCATCCAACATCTCCCGCCACATTTATCCCAAAGAATGAGCTGGACGCTGCCATACG GTTATATCGAGGTCGAATCAACAATATTTTCCAACTGGATGACAGCACGCTGGAGTTCGATGGGATCCTACCAACACTGGCCCCTCCCGTGGAGCAGTCGGTGGAGGTCTGGCTGGTGGTATATGGGGTAGTCATGGGAATCGTGGTGTTAGCAGGCGTCTACCTCATCATCTCCGGCATCAGAGGACGCAGGAA gaaATCCGCAGTGGACAGCATGGAGAATCCATATGATGAAGAGAGTGAAGGGAAAGGTAACAAAGCCTTTgaggacagtgatgatgaaCTAACCGGATTCTGA
- the LOC139331327 gene encoding uncharacterized protein produces MDLKDSLVKGGVLIVHQIYEGKHQYEVKNVVKYKKASGEKVFARRGDKLMQVNNIDLQDLTPEEVAEMLAEGNPMLTLHKASRMKWHTDQSCPPEDTLHPFSKESTVLSFSMEMRREDEEDGQEGEGREDVGDEEDVCKAENVEGGDLVIVSMTNTSISVVRGRGCDDGSPCQGCHGTGCTLNDVVVVAESSTVTLIPRGGGTFRQEKLSNVSIEHVVTHQYLRGLCSQRTLYASPNPEKITIYFYKSNTVDRIFRGMPVVLNLTESNCFLRCCKEGEKVFLQVETCEKKRLKQISKGDETALSFVFYMKSDRSKQRKFESALHLGWFIQIVNRDLVEMGTLDGGREEQSFFLIIQK; encoded by the exons AAGGAAAGCATCAGTATGAAGTGAAAAATGTGGTGAAGTACAAAAAGGCGAGTGGAGAAAAAGTGTTTGCCAG gagGGGAGACAAACTGATGCAGGTGAACAACATAGACCTGCAGGATCTCACACCTGAGGAGGTGGCAGAAATGTTAGCTGAGGGTAATCCAATGCTG ACATTGCATAAGGCCAGCAGGATGAAGTGGCACACTGATCAGTCCTGCCCACCTGAGGACACCTTGCATCCCTTCTCCAAGGAGTCCACAGTGCTCAGTTTCAgcatggagatgaggagggaggacgaggaggacgggCAAGAGGGTGAAGGAAGGGAGGATGTGGGTGATGAGGAGGATGTTTGCAAAGCTGAAAATGTGGAGGGAGGGGATCTGGTCATTGTTTCCATGACGAACACCAGCATCTCCGTGGTGAGAGGGAGGGGCTGCGACGATGGGAGCCCCTGTCAGGGGTGTCATGGGACAGGATGCACCTTGAATGATGTTGTGGTGGTGGCAGAATCCAGCACAGTGACACTGA TTCCTCGAGGAGGTGGAACTTTCAGGCAGGAGAAGCTGTCCAATGTTTCAATTGAACATGTGGTCACTCACCAATATCTCAGAGGTCTCTGTTCCCAAAGGACCCTCTACGCTTCACCGAATCCAG AGAAGATCACCATCTACTTTTACAAGTCGAACACTGTGGACAGGATCTTCAGAGGAATGCCAGTGGTCCTAAACTTGACCGAGTCCAACTGCTTCCTCAGGTGCTgcaaggaaggagagaaggtgTTCCTGCAAGTGGAG ACTTGTGAAAAGAAGAGGCTGAAGCAGATCTCAAAGGGCGATGAGACCGCCCTCTCTTTCGTCTTCTACATGAAGTCTGACCGCTCGAAACAGCGGAAGTTCGAGTCGGCGCTGCATCTTGGCTGGTTCATCCAAATCGTCAACAGAGACTTGGTGGAAATGGGGACTTTGGATGGAGGCAGGGAAGAGCAATCCTTCTTCCTCATCATTCAGAAGTGA